TGCAGTGCCTCCAGGGAGTTGTTCGTGACTCCTTGCAGTCGGAACGAAGTTCATCGTAATCGGTTGCCACTTGGGTGGTATCTCTTTTCTCAGGTTTTGGCTTGTCCGACGTTCAACGTACGGCATGCCCCGTGTATCCACAGCTGTAGTGCTGAGCTACTTCGATGAGAAGGAGCAGAGGGCCCTGCACCGCCCTGTTTGGCTCTCAATCGCCCGCCGGGACTCTCAGCGCACCGGAACAAGTGCAGCCGCGCGTGAGGACCGCCGGTTTCAAGGCTGGGTTGTCCGCTGCGGTGCCGTGACGTCGTTACCGGAATGAGCCCGACAGCCTTGGTCCAGGAAGACGGGACACCCTGAGCAGTAGGGTGACCGCGAGCTCTCCGCCAGCCCCTTCATGAACCAGGTAGATTCACCGGGTGAGCCCCTGGTCGTTCCTTTGTGCAGCCTTGAAGGAAGCGTCGACTCCTTCATGGAGTCGGAGTCCTGGAAGCTGGAACGGTGTCTAGTCCGGCCATGCTGAGTTACGGATGACGTCGACGAAGTTGGTGTACTTGAACCCGGGGACGAAGTGAGACAACACGTCGGCATTGACATTGCCGAAGGTGGTGTGGGGGCGATTTATGTTGCCATCCGTGAATGCTTCGAGGATTTGGCGCTTGAAGTCCTTTCTCGGATGCGCGTGAGTGACGGCGTTCACGTCGCCGGGAGCGATGTCGAGGTAGCCGATTCCCAGAACATCGGTCTCGACGCCTGCCGTGACGAGGGCGATCTCCGGATCCATGAATTCGGGAACTCCCGGCGTTGTGTGAAGCGCGATGGCCGTCCATACTGTAGTCGCCTCGGCGTCTGAATAGCCGTGGCCCTTGAGGAAGGCGCGGGCCGCATTGGCGCCGTCCACCTCGAACCTCTGAACGGTCGTGGAATAAGTTTCGATAAGTCCAAGATCGTGAAAGAGCGCGCCTACATACAGAAGCTCAAGGTCTGGATTCAGCCCGAGACGCCGCGCCTGCAGAGCCCCGAAGAGGAAGACCCGGCGGGAGTGGTGGAACAACAAGTCGTTTTCGGCTTCCCTGACGAGGTCCGTCGCATCCCGGACGAGGGCTGTATCCGGGATCTCGATTCCGGCAATGGTTTCCAACATGTGTCCTCCGTGGCATTTAAGGAGCTGTTACCTTCTGCTCAACTACCAGCTTGGTTCAGTTATGCTTGTGAACGCCATGTCAATCTGGACGTGTATCCCCCAATATCGGACATAGGGTGAAAGCATGCCGACGATGCGCACGGTGGGTTTCTTCGTCTACGACGGTGTTCAGCTTCTGGATGTCTGCGGTCCCCTCGAAGTCTTTGGGGAGGCGGCCAAGCGTGGGGCGCCTTACAAGTTGCTGCTGGTCTCGCCCACGGGCACGGATGTTCGCTCATCCGCAGGCGTCCGGCTCTGCGTCGATTCAGTGGCTTGGGATGCCCCGCCCCTGGACACGGTCGTCATCGCAGGGTCAGAGCAACTCGTGATTGACTCCCAGTCTGTACCTGATTTGGCACCGGCAGTCCAGATTTTGGCGGGAGGCGCGCGCCGGGTCGCTTCCGTGTGCACTGGTGCTTTTCTGCTCGCCGCGCTGGGGATGTTGGACGATCAGCGCGCAACGACACACTGGCGCCACACGGCACAACTCCAGTCCCGGTTTCCGGGTGTGGAGGTGGAACCCGACGCGATTTTCGTCAAGAGCGGCCGAATATATACGAGTGCGGGTGTCTCCGCGGGTCTGGATCTCGCTCTGGCTTTGGTCGAAGAGGACCACGGTCCGGACCTGGCCCGGGACGTTGCCCGCGAACTTGTGATGTTCATGCAACGGCCCGGCGGCCAATCCCAGTTTTCCGTACGCACAGGCGTTCCCGCGGCAAGGACTCCTGTCATCCGCACGATTCTGGACGGGATCCTTCTGGAGCCCGCCGCGGATCACCGAGCGGGTACTCTCGCCCGCCGAGCGAACATGAGCGAACGCCACCTTCGACGTCTTTTTAATTCAGAGTTGGGGACTACACCCAGCAATTTCGTTGAACAGGTGCGTCTTGAACGCGCCCGCACTTTCCTTGAGGCGGGATCATCGGTGTCCGGTGCGGCCATTGGGAGCGGGCTCGGAAGCGACGAAACCCTTCGTCGGGTTTTCGCCGGAACCTACGGAACGACACCTTCCGAGTATCGCCGGCGCTTTGCCACGACAGTGAGAAGCGAAGACAACGGGGTTCGCCACTCCTAGCCACGTCAGAAGTCGACGGCTGGATGTTGGTCCAGCGACGCGGCCTCCTGGCCATCAGTTTTTTGCGCGAGATGATGTGCCGGTCCCGGCAACGGGATGACGGCCAAGACGTCCCGGCCGATGGAGCCTGGCGCCGCAACGAGCAGTCGGCGGGTGGTTTCGATGGCCACCGGAATCCGGTTGTCGGCATTGTCGCCGAAGGCGCAAGGCATTTCCAGCAGTTCCGTCAGGCTGGCGGCTATATCTTCGATGCATCACGAGGCCAGCAATTGGCCTTGTATGTCCACAAGTGCCACGGTAACGGGAACGGTTGCCGGGCCCCGGGCCGTTGCTTCCGGCGTTGCCATGGCCCGGATGCGTCTGATGTGGGGCCATTTGGCGAAGTGCCCGACGGGTTTGGCGACTTCGGCCGGCAGGGGACGGGGCTTGTCATCGATCCAGGTTTCGAAGCGGTTCAGCTACGGGTCCTGGTGGTGTGGGAGGAGCCCCTGGTGCATGAGCAGCGTCCGGAGGTGGTCAGCTGCCCGTCCTGGCGTATCGCGATGACTGTCGAGGCCTTGGTGGGTCAGGGGAGCCCGGTAGCCTAGCGAGTTCCGCGAGCGGAGGTTGGGGCGGCCCTGCCTGGCCGAGCCGCCCCAACTCCTGCAGCGTCGCTACTTGATGTTCCTTATGGCGTACCGGATCACATCTGTGCGCATGACGTCCCCTGATGTCTTGACCGCACGGAACGTGTGCTCCTGGTCCTTCAATCCGTTGATCGCGAAGACCGAGCGGCCGGTGACCCGGCTCTCGTTGTAGGTGTTGGCCTTGTCGGCGAGTTTTCCGTCGATATAAATTTCCACCTCACCTTGATCCGGGCCCATGGCTGTCAGCCATTCGACGCCGGTTCCGCGGAACGGGAACTCGACGGCTGCGCCGTTCTCGGTCGTGTAGTGCACGTCGTCCAGGTAGTCCCTCGGAACTGGAAGTCGAACACCTGGTCTCCGACAGCCAGTGCAGCAAGGTATGCCTTCCGGATCGTGATGGCATTACCCGTGACGTCATAGTCGGCCCCTGGGGTTAGCGCCTGCCCGGCGTGCATGATCGCTGCCAGCTCGCCGTGGTCACGCAACAGTTGCACGTTGATGTCTGCCTGCCCGGCCGGTGCTTTGTCGAACGTCGTATTATCCGCAGTCA
This genomic window from Arthrobacter sp. 24S4-2 contains:
- a CDS encoding GlxA family transcriptional regulator; translated protein: MPTMRTVGFFVYDGVQLLDVCGPLEVFGEAAKRGAPYKLLLVSPTGTDVRSSAGVRLCVDSVAWDAPPLDTVVIAGSEQLVIDSQSVPDLAPAVQILAGGARRVASVCTGAFLLAALGMLDDQRATTHWRHTAQLQSRFPGVEVEPDAIFVKSGRIYTSAGVSAGLDLALALVEEDHGPDLARDVARELVMFMQRPGGQSQFSVRTGVPAARTPVIRTILDGILLEPAADHRAGTLARRANMSERHLRRLFNSELGTTPSNFVEQVRLERARTFLEAGSSVSGAAIGSGLGSDETLRRVFAGTYGTTPSEYRRRFATTVRSEDNGVRHS
- a CDS encoding HD domain-containing protein, with amino-acid sequence MLETIAGIEIPDTALVRDATDLVREAENDLLFHHSRRVFLFGALQARRLGLNPDLELLYVGALFHDLGLIETYSTTVQRFEVDGANAARAFLKGHGYSDAEATTVWTAIALHTTPGVPEFMDPEIALVTAGVETDVLGIGYLDIAPGDVNAVTHAHPRKDFKRQILEAFTDGNINRPHTTFGNVNADVLSHFVPGFKYTNFVDVIRNSAWPD